The Xanthomonas sontii genomic sequence GCTGCCCGGCGGCAGCCAGCCGTTCGAGGTGGCGTTCTCGCCGGTGGGCACGCCGCAGACCCAGTCGTTCACCGTCGGCAAGGACGTCGCCTGGATCAGCGCCAAGGCCACCATCGACGCCAACACCCAGGCATTGGTGCTGACCGATCCGGACGGCGTCAGCCATGGCTCGCCGGTGGCGTTGCCGTTGCTGGGCAGCACGGTCAGCGTTGGTGCGCCGGGCAAGCCGGGCACCTGGACCATCAGCGTGCGCGGCATCGGTTCGATCAGTGGCGTACCGGTGGCGCCCAAGGGCAGCAACGGCATCGCGGCGCCGGGCACGGTGCGCGGCACCCTGGATTTCCTGCGCAGCGGCGGCTACACCGGCCTCAACGACGTCGCCAGCGGCGATCGCGATCGCGGCGCGGTGGAGTACGCGGTCGCCAACCGCCTGATCGACGGTTACGCCGACGGCCTGTTCCGTCCGCAGAATCCGCTCAAGCGCGCGGAGTTGGCGCGCTATCTGGTGATGGGTGCCGGCGTGCGCCAGGCGCTGCCGGCCACGCCCAGCTTCAGCGGGCTCGGCCGCAACGACCCGGCCTATCCGTTCGCCGAGGCGGCGGTGGGCAAGGGCGGGGTGCTGCGCGACCTGCAGCAGAACCAGGCCGCGGTGATGGGGCTGGTCGCCGGCGATTTCCGCCCCAACGACGCCGTCAGCAAACTGCAGTTGGCGTATTCGCTGGTGCAGGCGCTGGGCCTGCAGACGCAGGCGCTGGCCTTCGACGGCACGCTGTCGGTGAGCTACAACAACCAGCGCCTGCCGATCGAGGACGTGGCGGCGATCCCGAGCAACCTGCGCGGCTATGTGCAGCTGGCGCTGGATGCCGGCATCCTCAACGCGCGTTTCGCGGCGACCCAGGGGCCGCAGGACCTGCAGCCGACCCTGCATGCCTACTTCGATCCGGGCAGCACGGTGTCGCGCAGCGGCTATGCGGTGATCGCCGGGCGCTTCCTCGGCGTCAATCGGCAGGCCAAGGACTGAGGACTGCGGTGACCGTGGCGACAGCATGCGCGCAGGTGCAAGGCCTGCGCCGTGCTGGTTTGCTGCGGTAGGCGTCTGCTGCCGCTACGAGCGCGCCACTGGCAGCCCGTTGTTGCCGCGGCTCGGCGGGATCTGTCCTTGCAACGTGTGGGCGCGGCTTCAGCCGCGACGCGGTGTAGCAGGAATGCGCGTCGCGGCTGAAGCCGCTCCTGCAAATGACGTTTCGTCGTTGTTGGAGCTGCCCCGAAAACCGCTCCTACACGTGAGCCCGCCTGATCGCTGGAGGCCCCATAGGCGCGGCATCAGTTTTTCCGCGGATGCACGCTGACCGTGGCAGTCATGCCCGCAGCGAGCAGGGTGCCCTGCGGCACGCTGGCCGGATCGATGCGGATGCGCACCGGCACGCGCTGCGCCAGGCGGATCCAGTTGAAGGTGGGGCTGACGTTGGCCAGCAGCGAGGTGCCGGTCGGATTGTCGCTGTCGGAAATGCCGCGGGCGATGCCCTCGACCTGGCCGTGCAGCATCAGCCCGCCGCTCATCAGGCGGATGTCGGCGCGGTCGCCGACGTGGACCCGCGGCAGCTTGGTTTCCTCGAAATAGCCGTAGACCCACATCGCATCGTCGCGGACCAGCGCCAGGCGTGCATTGCCGGCCTGGGCGTAGTCGCCGACGCGCACTTCCAGATTGGTGATGTAGCCGTCGGCGGTGGCGCGGACCTGGGTGCGCTGCAGATCCAGCTCGGCCAGGTCAAGCGCGGCCTGCGCCTGTTCCACCGATGCCACCGCCTGCGCCTGTGCCGCGGTGGCCTGGCCGCGCAGCGCCGCGCTGCGGTGCACGTCGGCCTGCGCCGAACGCGCGGTGGCTTCGGCGTCCGAGCGCGCTTCGGCGGAGATCACCGCGGCGGCACGCGCGCGCCGTTCGGCCTGGGCGCGGCGCATCTGGAATTCCGCTTCGCTGGCCGCCTGGGTGGCGGCCGCTGCCGACAGGCTGGCACCGGCCGCACGCGCCTGCGCCTGCGCGACCGCAAGGTTGGCGCGGGCCTTTTCCAGGGCCAGCTCGTAGCGCTTGCGGTCCACGCTGAACAGCAGGTCGCCGCGCTTGACGTGCTGGTTGTCGCGCACGGCGACCGCATCGACCAGGCCGGACACGTCCGGCGCGATCCGCACCACTTCCGCGCGCACGCGGCCGTCGCGGGTCCAGGGCGAGAGCATGTAATGGCGCCACAGCGCATGCGCCAGCAGGGCGGCGACCAGCACCACGAGGGCGGTCAGGGCGAAACGGATCAGGGCAGGGGTCTTCATGGCGGGACTCACGGAAGAAGGAGCAGGCCGAGGGCGGCGAAGGCGCCGACGTAGACGGCCAGACGGAACAGGGAGGGATGCCAGGCGTAGCGGTACAGGCCAGCGCGGCCGGCG encodes the following:
- a CDS encoding HlyD family secretion protein — its product is MKTPALIRFALTALVVLVAALLAHALWRHYMLSPWTRDGRVRAEVVRIAPDVSGLVDAVAVRDNQHVKRGDLLFSVDRKRYELALEKARANLAVAQAQARAAGASLSAAAATQAASEAEFQMRRAQAERRARAAAVISAEARSDAEATARSAQADVHRSAALRGQATAAQAQAVASVEQAQAALDLAELDLQRTQVRATADGYITNLEVRVGDYAQAGNARLALVRDDAMWVYGYFEETKLPRVHVGDRADIRLMSGGLMLHGQVEGIARGISDSDNPTGTSLLANVSPTFNWIRLAQRVPVRIRIDPASVPQGTLLAAGMTATVSVHPRKN
- a CDS encoding DUF1656 domain-containing protein, which produces MLLPAELSIAGVYVPGLLVLGLALLLVAWALDAVAGRAGLYRYAWHPSLFRLAVYVGAFAALGLLLLP